The DNA window CAGGCCGGATCGTCCAAGGTCATGCGGTCGGGGACATCCTCGACAAGGAAGCGGTTGCCTGGATTGACCGGACGCTGGCAGACGAACAATGGCGCCGTCGATGGCATGACGCACTCGCCACGGACCGGCGGTTTCAGCGAGGCCTGTTCGACCTGACCCATGCCATGCGCATCGGACAACACACCGTGCCTGGACCAGCGGCTCTGCTCCGGCTCCTGGATGCGGGCTTCGCCGAAACCCCTTTCGACGTGACGTGCGTCAAGACATTGAGCGGAGCGACGACTGACCTGGCCACAGGTTATGCGTTCGAATACGGCTTGGGTTTGCTGAAAACCGCTGCGGCCGAGTTTCACACGGTCAGCCTGGCGGCCCGGCACCGCCTGGTCGCCGTCACCGATTCGACCTCCCACCACGAGTTGCTCGCCCTCACCCTCGCGCGCGAGGCACCCGCGACGACCTATATCCTGATACGACCCTAGACGTTTTTCATTCACAGGCCGACCGCCGCCTGTTACACTTCGGCCCGACCCATGAGCACACTCACACCCGTTTTCACGCCCGAAACCGAAGAGACGACGGACATCGGCACCGGCGACGACCTCGAAGCGCGGGTAATCGTCTTCAACTGCGATTGCCACACTTATCAACAGGTGATTACGCTCTTCTGCAAGGTGATTCCCGGGATGAGTTCGTCCAGGGCCTTTGAATTGGCCTGGCGCATCGACCACGAAGGACAAGCGACGGTCTATACCGGAGAAAAGAAAGCGGCGGAAGACATCGGGAAACAGTTGGCCTCGGGCGGGCTGCGCGTCTCGGTGCACTAAGCCCGCGCACACCGCCCCGCCCGGCGCGTGGAGGCTCTCGATCGGAAGGGTCAGTGGCTGGACCGTTTCTTCCCCGCTGGCGCCGAGCCCTTTCGGCCGGCGGATTTTGACGGCTTGGCCTTGGCTGGTTTCTGTGAGCCTTTCACTTCCCCATGACCGGCTTTCGCCTGCTTCGCTCCCTTGCCGGTCTGTGGCTGGGCACCCTTTTGCTGCTGGGTTGCGACCGCCTTGTAGTAAGATTTGTTCAGCTTGTTGAGCATGTCCCCGCTGAGCACACGGACCTGGTACAGCTCAAACAACTTGGCGATGGCCTTTGGATCGCCCTTTCGGGCCAAACCCAGCAACCGTCGGCGTTGATTCATTTCTTCTTCTTCTGTGTGAGACGCGGCTCGCCGCTCCATAACACTCCTTTCTACAACCCACTGGCCCTGAACACGTAACCCGGACGAATATCGGAGGAAAGGCGCCGTAGTTTAACAGATTCGGCCCACCCATTACTACAGATTATTCCTGCCGCCCCCCGGTTGTGGAGCAACCCAACCCGTCACTATAATCAATCGAGACTTTCACCCTATCCTTCCAAAGGAGCCGATGCATGCAAGCCAATACGACACAGGACCAAGCCACGGACGTGGCCGACGACCCTCAAGCCCGCGCCTGCCTACGACAGGCCTTTGAACAGACCGCCCGCTGGCAACCTGACTTCAAGGGGTTCACCGCCGATCTCACCGTCAACACCAATGGCAACGCCGTCAGCGGTACGGTGGCCATACAAGGCCCCCGGCAGGTGACGGTTTCCCTGCCCGATCAGGCGCTGCAAAAGTGGGCCGAGGAACAGATTGGAATGATCGCAGTCCATCGCGCGCCCCGCAAGTTCGACGAGGCGGACGGCCGGCATCGGCTGACCTTCGGCGAAGACAGCGAGCATCCCCTCGGCCGGCGCCTCAACATTCACGGGGACGGCATGTCGTCCCACTACCGGATCAAAGGCGACCGCATCACGCAGATCAATCGGGTCACGCCCCACGTCGCGTTCACGATCAATGTGGAAGACAGCATGACGACCCAGGACCAGAAGCACCTCACGACACGCTACACCGTGTACTACTTTGCGCCGCAGGATGCGAAACTGCGCAACGTAGAGAGCTTCACCGACGCGCACGTGCGAGTTGGAAAATCCGATTTGCCCGCGACCCGGCAGATCATCTCCTTTGAGAACGGAGCGGTGCAGGTGCGCACCTTAACCTTCACCAACCATAAGTTGCTGGCCTGATGGACTTACGCACCGGCTTTCCCCGCAGCATGAAGGTGACGCTGGAGGGCTATGTCCATCTCGCGCGCATGATCGACAAATGCCGCGCCGTCCTGGCCCGGACCGAAGGCGAATATATCTATCCTTGCCCGATGGATGATCGGCTGTTGGACTATGCCGGCATTACGGCGGAGCAGTTTACGGCGGCGGTGAAGGCTGACCCAAGCGATGCCGGGGTGGCGAAGTGGTTTCGACGAACCGCCACCCCGCACAGCCCGGCCGAGCTCGAGGAATGGAACCGGAAGCTCCTGACCCGCGGTCCCAGTTCCCCGGACAGCGCAGCCAAGTTCAAGAAGTACCGGGATGCCGCGGACCCTTCCCGAACCGACATCACGGCCTGGTCGGACTTGCAAGACCTCGAAGAAGGCCGCACGGTGCCCAGGCGCCAGGCTGCGACGGGGTCTGCCACGACGTAGCAGGATTGGACAGCGGTTCATCTCTTCTCGCCCATCGCCCGTCGGCAGTATCCGATCAGATTCAATCTCGTCACTGTTCAGATACAGACGACGGGAAGTTGCTCGAGAACGCTTCCGATCAGTTTTGCTTCCCCGTGATTGAGACCGTCTCCATTGATCCAGGGATTCGGCTTGTGCGCTCTATCACTCAGCCTGGATCCTGCGTGCGTGGCAGGCAGCAGGCACACATTTCGCTTTCAGCCTTGGACAGGCATCACATGGTAGTTCACCACCACCAACGGAGGACCTCCATATGGCATTGATTCAAGTCAATCTCGTGCCGGGATCCGGAGATCAACTGCTCACCTTCGACAGCGACACAAATCTAGAGTGGCTGAACCTCACCGCCACCGCCGATCGGTCCTATCTGGATATCCTGGGCGGGTCCGGAGGCTACACGACGACCTATGGTTTCCGATACGCCACTGGTGCGGAGATTTCGACACTCTGGCAACACGCGGGCATTACAAAATTCGGATTGGGCCAGACGGTGCCATTTCCGGCCAGCAATCACGCCTCAATTGAAGCCCTGATCCAGATGATGAATGGTGTCGCTCTGTATCCTTCTGTCACCAGAGGGTCCGTGCTCGTCCAGACCCAGGGTATGATGCAGTTTCGTGGGAGCGGCACACCGACCCCGGCCACGCCCATGAGCGTGGCGCAACTGTGGCTGTTCAAAAATAATCCGAATGGGTCCTACGCGGACACCAATCCCGGCAGAGGCGCAGGGCAACGTTTTCCTGAGATATCCTCGTATCTCGTCAGAAATCGGGTTGCTGCTCCGCTTTCACCCACGTCTCTGGTGACCAGAGGCGGGAAAAGGAAACAGGCCCGTCGAAGCGCGAAAACGTAACCGCTTCGGGACTTTAGACAATGAGGCTCCCTGAGGTAGACACAAACCAACTCAGGGAGCCTCGGTCCAAACGCGACGGGCACCGTTGCGCGTCACCCTCACCTATTGAGCAAGATTCAGATCGCCATCCCTGCCGGACGCGGCGTTTGCGAAGTCCTACTATCACCCTCCATTGATTTGTCGGACACAGAAGCATAGGCTGAAGCTTCCATCGCTGCGGTCGGCTGACGCCCAGGAGGCATTTGTGCCGCCGCTTGCGACCACCCCCTCGCAGTGAGGGTCGGCATGGATGCCCGCTCCCCCCCACCCGATTGCAAGCAGCGCCAGACCGACAGCACCACATCTCGATGAGGCGTGCAGGGCTTGCTGCACGCAGGGTGACCCCATGACGACCATCACGACGGGCGACCAGCCCAGACTTACACCGCATCATGCCTCCGGCACTCTGTCCTCGGCAAAACACATGCTCATCGTCGTCGATGACTCGAGCGAGTCCGCCAAGACCCTCCACTACGTCGGCCTTCTGCTCCGGGACATCCGAGACGTCACCATCACGTTGTTTCATGTGCTCAACCCCATGCCGCGGGAATTGATGGAACACGGAGGATCGGAAAATCCCGACACGGAGGCACGGCTCAGCGCTCAGCTACGGCAGGCCCAGGAGGAGTGGGTGCGGACCGAGGAAGCACTTGAGTATCCGATTCTGATCAAGGCGCTTGAGGAACTCGGACAAACCGGCTTCCCACTCGACCGAGTCTCACTCAAGCTTGGGCATGAACGCGATGTCGCCGACACCATTATCGACGAAGTCCATGGAGGGGAGTACGGCACCCTGGTCGTGACGCGTTACGCACGCGGGAGCGGAAGGCGTCTGTTCGGTTATGGGATGATCGATCGACTGATGAGGGAGTTGCCTGGAACCGCAGTCTGGATCGTGGGCTAGGCAGCAGATGTGGGCCCGTCGACCGATGACCTTCCGAGGGCGCGCGTGACAACTGCTCCTTCCAAGCTTGCTATCAGCCCCTCTAGAAAGGCCGGAAACATTGGTCCCTGTGGGGACACCGAGCGAACCTCTGACACGCGATTATGATACGGTACAGGGCGGGTGGCGTCGAGCTGGGCGCCCTGGTGCGCGCAACGAAAGGGACCCATTGGGAAATGTGTGGAGTGAGCACGACAGGGCTGGTCGACGACAGGACCCGCCTACTGATCTTTATTTCCAGCCTTCGCCCCCCATCCCTCCGCCCATGCCGCCGAAATTCCCGCCGAATCCACCCTGACCGGTTCCCCAATATTCGCCTTTGCGGATGCGTCCGAAGGGATGGCGTAAGTCCGGTCGGCTGAGCCACCACAGAAACCAGAGGGCGCCGCTGGCGGTGGTGACCGTAATCCAAAATCCCAAGCCGCGGAAATGCGCCCTTTGTAGCGACCCGACACGGATCTCTTGCGCGGTCGATGCAAGCGCGACGGCGGTGCGGTAGAGCCCCTCGCCGAAATGCCCGTTCTTGATCGCAGGATCGAGATACTCATGGCCGATCTTCCCGACGACATCCCCACCCATGACGGGAATCATCCGACGCCCCATCGTGACAGCGGCCTGCCGTTCCTGGACCGACAGCAGGATCAGCACCCCATGTTCTTCCTGCGTGCTGCCGATGCCCCATTTCTGATACAGGTCCGTCGCGAAATCGTTGGCCGATCCGTACGGCTTCAACGCCGGAACCGTCACGACCACCATTTCGACGCCGGTCTTTCGTTCCAGATCCTGGCACACCGATCGAATACGTTCGCGCCACTCCTGGTCAATGACGCCGGCATGGTCGCTGACATATCCAAGCGGCTCCAACGCGGGCGGTTTCTCGCGTGCCTCAGCCAACGACGCTGCGCCGAGGCACAAGACCCAGCAGAACGAGATCAGAACCGACAGGTGCCGACGCATCATCGAGATTTCGCGCCCCCGTTCGCGCAGACGTACCGGAAAAGTTTCTCGAGATCCGCCACGTAACGTTCAAACAACCGCGGCACCTCCACCGGTCCCGGCGAAATCTTTCCCCGCTTGAGGTTCAACACGTCCATGATCCCCGGCAATTCGCATCCGGCCATTCGCTGGATGTCCGCGATCAGCGCATCGGAATTGAACATCACGGTTCCTCCGGCGAGACGCTGCAATCCGCGGAGGCAGGGCAAAAGCCCCGTAAGCGAGAACGGCAGGAGCATGGTGGTCGCCTCTTCCGTGGCGCCGCCTTCCACAAATCGCTGGCGTACGCGCACCAAATTACCCGCAACCCCCTGGAAGACTTCGATGGCCAGATTGCTTCGGTCGATGTGGAGCCCGATAAAGGGGTCTCGGCCCGACAACACGCGATGCTGTTCTTGAATCTCAAGGTATTCGAGCGGGAACAGCGTGGAAGACGTTTGAATCTCGTCGGCAGTGACCATCAAGGGCACGACGATCTGTTCACGACTCCATCGACGCTGCGCATTGGCATAGCGTTTAAGGATCTCACGATCGGAGGAGGCCAGGCACAGCAACAGGTTGAGATTCGAGCGGCCGGGCAAAAATTCCCCTCGCACGGCGCTGCCGTACAGCACGATGCCTTCCAGGGCCGTCCCCAGGAGCGCACTCGTCTCCTTCACATAGCGAGTCAGTAGGCTTTGAGTATCGGACGGAACGTCCAAGGCAGTAGGTTGAGTCACGACCACCTCATCCCGCGTTGCGTCAGGCTCATCGATTCTTCTCCTCCGTTAGTCGGCGGACCGCACCGAAGCCCAGGGATCTGGAAGAAATCCCGCTACCATCATGCGATCGAGCAAGGAAAACGGCGGGCGGTTACGCAGCCCCGCCGTGGTGCAGAGCACACGATACCGCAGCCGCGCATTGCGATCGAGTGTCTTGAACGAGCGATCCCGTAAAAAGGCCAGGAGCGGATTTCCCGTATTCCAGAAGAACACCTGCTCATCGGCCAGTTGTTGAAGCATCGTCACATGGGGCCGCCGGGCGGACTCAAAGGCAGAGAGCGCGGAGGCCGAGCAGTCGCCTCGTTTCAACCAATCAGGAATCATCTCCGCCACAACCAGGGCATCCACCATCGCCTGCATCCGCCCCTGCGACGCGTGGGGGTTCATGGCATGGGCTGCATCACCGATCAAGAGCGCCCCATTGGCCACCCACCGCTCGGTCCTGACCCGCCCGGTGGGCATGTACCCGGTTTGACTCCAGTCGAGGAGGCCCTTGAAGGTGGGTTCCATCGAAGGGTCGATCCTCGTCCAACTGTCTCGAAGCGCGTCGAGCCCTCTGGCCTTGATCGCATCATACGACCCGGCTTGGATCATGTAGAACACGTAGGCCTTGCCTTCGGCTGCGGGGAAGAGGCCGAGAATCGACTTCGTGCCGACCAGGTAACGGCCTTCGTTGAACTCCATTCCGGCATCCATCAACGCGATGAGGTAGCCCTCGGCATAACGGTGCAGGTCCGTGTTGATCTTCAGCCCCTCGCGTACTTTCGAAAAGGCTCCGTCCGCGCCAACGACGAGACGTGAGGAGATGTCCACCGGCTCCCCCTGTCGAACAGCGTGGAGACCGACGACCCTGTCGCCCTCAAACCGCAAGCCCGTGAACTGCGCGTCGTACCAGAGTCCCTCGGAGTTCGCCTCGGCCAGCGCCTCAAGGATCGCATGATGCGCGACGTTCGGCAGAGTCACGACCGCTTGGTTATAGGGAGCGGGCAACTCGGAATAGTCCACCGTGCAGAGCCGCTCCCCGCCGGTTCGGCAGAAATTGAATTTGCGCACGATGCGCGTGGCATTGGCAGGCAAGCGATGCAGCAACCCAAGCCGGTCCAAGACCCGCTGCCCGTTCGGCTGCAGAATCTCACCCCTGAGCCCTTTCGGAGGCCCAGCGGCCTGCTCGATCACGAGTGAACGGATTCCCTGCTGCGCCAGCATCAGCGCCAGGACGGCCCCGCCGCCCCCGGCACCGACGATTGCCACATCTGTTTCCACCCTGCGTCCCATCCTGTCGCCTACTCTCCCGTCCAAGGCACGAATCGGTCACGGTCGTTCCACAAGGCCAGGAACTTCTCCCGCGCCTTGGCCGTCACGGCCCGGTCCGTGATGACGTCCAACCGTTCATCATTGTACCGATTGCCGCTGGTAGTGTGGTTGGCCGAGCCGGAGGTGTTGACCTCATCGTCGATCACCACCTGTTTCAGATGCATCAAGCCGTCATGCTGGTTCACGCGAATCGGCACACCCGCCGCACGCAAGGCCTTCGCCGCAGCCTGTTGCTTGGGATCGCTCATCCTCTCACGGTCGGTAATGACACGAACGTCCACGCCTCGGTGCTTGGCCTCCACGAGCGCCTTGACCACGGCAGGCGCGGTCATGCCGTACACCGCAACATAGATGTAGCGTTTCGCATGTCCATACAGACCCACCACCCGCTCGATCGGTAAATCCTCCGGCGCATAGAGGACTTCGATGGTGGCGGCAAATCCGCCGGACGCGGAAGTGAATAACGCGAAGGCGAGCGCAAGGACCACACAGCGAGAGAGCGCACGAACGTTGTGCCTGGAGCGCGATCGCGGAATCACTCGAGGTCAAAGAGAGTCCGGAAATGGTCGTCCGATTCGTTCCAGGCTTCCGGCGAAGTCTGGGAAAGCCAGGTCCGAAGGAAGGTTTTCTGATCGGGGGTCAGCATCTGCTTGATCTGGTGCGACCGTCCCTGCAGCGGCTGGAGAAACCCGGCCCGCGTCCTGAAGTCCAGCGTCGCCGTCCGGACATACATATTGGTGTACATGGACGGCTTCTCGTCTTCACCCTCCCCCTGCACCCAAACTGAGAGAAATTTCTCAAGCTGCAATCCGGCGCTGTCGAGCGCCGGTTCCGTGTCGTGAAAGAGCTCGTTCTCCGATTCCTTAAGCGGCATGGCCTCGTGGGCCCGAAATAAGAAATTTTTCTTCCACATACCCTACCCTCCAGACCGGCGCATACTGTAAGCTAGCGCTATCGAAAGTCAAGAAAGCGGCCCCGGGTCGGGACCCGCCGGTCAGCGCACACACCGGAAGGCCCGAGGGGATGGTCGTTACCTTGACAAGATGCGAACCCGTTTGCTAACTTCTTGAAATTCTTTAGACTCTTACCTTCCGAGGAGCGGGCATGCAGGTCATGATCAATGGAAAGTCCGAGCAGATCGCAGGGGGCAGCGTCCTCGATCTCCTCAAAGCCAAGAACATCGAACCCCAGATGGTGGCGGTCGAGGTCAACGACAAGATGCTGGAGCGAACCCACCTGGAAAGCACCCAGCTGAAAGACGGCGATCAAGTCGAGTTCCTGTTCTATATGGGCGGTGGTCGGTGACCGCAAGCGCGCATAAAGAAATCACTCAGCTCATCGGCAACACGCCGTTGGTGCGACTGAATCGCCTATCCAAGCCGGGAGCCGCGACGATTTACGCCAAGGTCGAGTCGTTCAATCCCGGCGGGAGCATCAAAGACCGTATCTGCCTCAACATGATCAATGAGGCGGAGCGACAGGGGAAACTGAAACCGGGCGG is part of the Nitrospiraceae bacterium genome and encodes:
- a CDS encoding ATP-dependent Clp protease adaptor ClpS, with protein sequence MSTLTPVFTPETEETTDIGTGDDLEARVIVFNCDCHTYQQVITLFCKVIPGMSSSRAFELAWRIDHEGQATVYTGEKKAAEDIGKQLASGGLRVSVH
- a CDS encoding DUF3386 domain-containing protein yields the protein MQANTTQDQATDVADDPQARACLRQAFEQTARWQPDFKGFTADLTVNTNGNAVSGTVAIQGPRQVTVSLPDQALQKWAEEQIGMIAVHRAPRKFDEADGRHRLTFGEDSEHPLGRRLNIHGDGMSSHYRIKGDRITQINRVTPHVAFTINVEDSMTTQDQKHLTTRYTVYYFAPQDAKLRNVESFTDAHVRVGKSDLPATRQIISFENGAVQVRTLTFTNHKLLA
- a CDS encoding DUF5069 domain-containing protein; this encodes MDLRTGFPRSMKVTLEGYVHLARMIDKCRAVLARTEGEYIYPCPMDDRLLDYAGITAEQFTAAVKADPSDAGVAKWFRRTATPHSPAELEEWNRKLLTRGPSSPDSAAKFKKYRDAADPSRTDITAWSDLQDLEEGRTVPRRQAATGSATT
- a CDS encoding universal stress protein, with the translated sequence MTTITTGDQPRLTPHHASGTLSSAKHMLIVVDDSSESAKTLHYVGLLLRDIRDVTITLFHVLNPMPRELMEHGGSENPDTEARLSAQLRQAQEEWVRTEEALEYPILIKALEELGQTGFPLDRVSLKLGHERDVADTIIDEVHGGEYGTLVVTRYARGSGRRLFGYGMIDRLMRELPGTAVWIVG
- a CDS encoding TPM domain-containing protein, which gives rise to MMRRHLSVLISFCWVLCLGAASLAEAREKPPALEPLGYVSDHAGVIDQEWRERIRSVCQDLERKTGVEMVVVTVPALKPYGSANDFATDLYQKWGIGSTQEEHGVLILLSVQERQAAVTMGRRMIPVMGGDVVGKIGHEYLDPAIKNGHFGEGLYRTAVALASTAQEIRVGSLQRAHFRGLGFWITVTTASGALWFLWWLSRPDLRHPFGRIRKGEYWGTGQGGFGGNFGGMGGGMGGEGWK
- a CDS encoding FAD-dependent monooxygenase, with amino-acid sequence MGRRVETDVAIVGAGGGGAVLALMLAQQGIRSLVIEQAAGPPKGLRGEILQPNGQRVLDRLGLLHRLPANATRIVRKFNFCRTGGERLCTVDYSELPAPYNQAVVTLPNVAHHAILEALAEANSEGLWYDAQFTGLRFEGDRVVGLHAVRQGEPVDISSRLVVGADGAFSKVREGLKINTDLHRYAEGYLIALMDAGMEFNEGRYLVGTKSILGLFPAAEGKAYVFYMIQAGSYDAIKARGLDALRDSWTRIDPSMEPTFKGLLDWSQTGYMPTGRVRTERWVANGALLIGDAAHAMNPHASQGRMQAMVDALVVAEMIPDWLKRGDCSASALSAFESARRPHVTMLQQLADEQVFFWNTGNPLLAFLRDRSFKTLDRNARLRYRVLCTTAGLRNRPPFSLLDRMMVAGFLPDPWASVRSAD
- the thiS gene encoding sulfur carrier protein ThiS; amino-acid sequence: MQVMINGKSEQIAGGSVLDLLKAKNIEPQMVAVEVNDKMLERTHLESTQLKDGDQVEFLFYMGGGR